The Salvelinus alpinus chromosome 25, SLU_Salpinus.1, whole genome shotgun sequence genomic sequence GGTCAAATTTAATCCACAGATGTGTATTGTGCCATATCACAAAGTGTTGCTGTACTCATGAGCGGGACTATAGGCCTATTTGTTTGGCAAGACAGCTGTGCATGGCTGCATCTCGCTGTTGGCTATGTTTTGGTTATTTGGATCTCCATTCACCTTTTGTTTACTGCTTTTGTTTACTGTTAATTGATGAGAAAGCCAGAgttccctcccctctgaccttctccaatGGGTTTGGAGAAGGGGGCGAGAAGAGGACACGAGGAGCATGCAACTGAGATTCTTCCAGGGAGAATATCTGTCTGCGCCTCTCTTTTATAGCTAAATGGGTGATACACTCTGCGTCTGCATACTTTGTCAGACCCCccccaaaacttttttttttacaaatatacacaattCACATGGATGACCTATTTTGAGATCAAAATGCTGAATATCACTGAACAATGGCAGGTTTGTATCCCTGAGTACTTAATTTATTGATTGCATATTTTGGATTTGTATTACCTTCAAAGTCAATAAAATGAATTTGTGACTTTACAAGTTTGCCACTCCatgttattttattattattcttGTTATGATTATTACTGCTATTATGCATAATAGAATACATGCAACATAAAAGGTTCCTACAGGAACTTTAATACCCTAGAAGGTTCTTTGAGTAACCTTTTTTAAAAGGTTCCTCAGGGAAAAGGTTCCTGGAGGCCCTTTAGGTGTTCTGCTGGTGTTGCAATCTGAAAAACCCCTAAAGGTGCCTCCAGGAACCTTTTTTTAAGAGTGTAACTACCGCTTATCAATTGAGAAATAAAATGTTGCTTGATTCAATTGTGCAAAAAAAATATATCAGTGTTAGTCAAGTAAGTGAACACCCGGGAGGAGAATAGTATAACTTTTAGAAAAACAATTGTTTAACTTACCACCAGAGGTAGGGAGCAAATCACAAATATCACCGTCATGAACACCAGTACTATAAGATGTTCGACCTCTTCGGCCATGGAGAGGACTCTCCGGTCCTTCTTACTCCGAGTTGTCACGGATCCCCCGTTTAGTTTGCGCCTCCGGTACATCAAAACCAGATGGTAAACAACAAAGGCGTTACAAGCCGATATAGCGAGGACTAGGATGAGCATAACGGTTGCGTAAAGGACGGGATAAACTCGGTCTTCCGGCATTAACGGATTCATGTCAATGAAACACCACGTCCCCGGGCAGTACTGCACGTAGTCCCCAAAACCCAAAAAAGGCATGAGGCAAAACACACCGCAAACTAAATAGATGAATGGAATGGTGATGTATCCACAACGTGTGGTGATGTGCCGCCCGTAGAAGTATGGACATCCGATGGAGAGGCATCGCTCAAGCGCCATTGCGAAGAGGACAGATAACGTGGCCAAGCTGAAAAAAGTCATACAGAATCCAAAATACTCACACATTGCGGGAGGGTTACTGTCAATCATAGAAATAATGGTGGTGTTAAAGGAGTAGGCTGCCAGGACGAAAGGGCTGACCAGACAGGTGCCCATCAAGTCAGTGACGACCAGCGTGGTGACCAGGACGTGGAAGAGCGACAGTCGCTGCCGGCTCTTGTCCTTCCTGCGACGGATCTCCAGAAGGATCAAAGCGGCCAAGTTCCCTATCACTCCGGCAGAGAACATTATCGCGCTGGTGCGCGGGTTCCCATTGTCGATGTGCAGGTTGCTGTGGCATGGGTCCTTCTCGGTGTCGTTTGCCATAGGAAGAGTTTTGCCTCCGTCCAAGACTTCAGTGCTGATTGGGTGAGATTCCAAAACGATTCACTGTTCCTGAGAATAAGACAGTGCTTTTGTTTCAGCACATCAAACATAAAAAGCGCAAAGTGAAGTATACCAACTTCTATTCCTCTTATGAAATAAAGTTTGTGCCTTTGTTTTGCTTTGCTGTGATCCGGAGCTTGTGATGCGAGATCATGCTACAAGTTGATCGAGTATGGAGCCGCGcgctttctctctccaccttttCTTCACACAAATTACAACTCTGGCGAAGTCTTGATTCAAAAAATATAGGCACACTTTGCCCTACTTCTATATTGTTTCCTGTCCAGAGAAAAAAATGACAAAAAAGTCTGAACCAGCCCATGTGTTGTCATTCCGTCCATTATTTAAGGGTCTATGTTTTGCCGGCGTTTGTTTTTCTTTGGTAAGGAAACGCGGGTGTTCTGCGTGAGTGAGCCATGGGTTCCTC encodes the following:
- the LOC139553147 gene encoding prostaglandin E2 receptor EP2 subtype-like, with the translated sequence MANDTEKDPCHSNLHIDNGNPRTSAIMFSAGVIGNLAALILLEIRRRKDKSRQRLSLFHVLVTTLVVTDLMGTCLVSPFVLAAYSFNTTIISMIDSNPPAMCEYFGFCMTFFSLATLSVLFAMALERCLSIGCPYFYGRHITTRCGYITIPFIYLVCGVFCLMPFLGFGDYVQYCPGTWCFIDMNPLMPEDRVYPVLYATVMLILVLAISACNAFVVYHLVLMYRRRKLNGGSVTTRSKKDRRVLSMAEEVEHLIVLVFMTVIFVICSLPLVIRVYINSTGQRKESHKMDLIALLFLSTNSIVDPWVFIFLSPSVLRFFWGALCKTPLLRSRESFFKSSLGKQTHAQLELCHPSAVSEFTL